A DNA window from Gammaproteobacteria bacterium contains the following coding sequences:
- a CDS encoding LAGLIDADG family homing endonuclease, translated as MKLDAQWITGFVDGEGCFHVGINPHKEMTAGFQVLPEFTVVQHERDV; from the coding sequence ATGAAACTCGACGCTCAATGGATCACAGGCTTCGTGGACGGTGAAGGTTGTTTCCACGTGGGTATCAACCCCCACAAGGAAATGACTGCCGGTTTTCAGGTATTACCGGAATTCACCGTTGTGCAACACGAGCGCGATGTG